The following are encoded together in the Penaeus chinensis breed Huanghai No. 1 chromosome 20, ASM1920278v2, whole genome shotgun sequence genome:
- the LOC125035870 gene encoding nematocyst expressed protein 4-like encodes MKGTLAATAPTSRRTNQQQQPQQPQTQPTEVQTQVPQQDAPPPALGPGSDYGENGGPPTPVVFTGGEAPLYSATAATEPHHPALYSPPASLPQEPLYPPAASLAQPPPPPHPQVYPHYYPLPEYPALRPEYRAYQPYPPPRPDDPTRPVQYPHYPPYHF; translated from the exons ATGAAGGGAACACTGGCCGCCACAGCGCCGACGTCGCGCCGGACCAAC caacagcaacaaccgcAGCAGCCGCAAACGCAGCCTACGGAGGTACAGACACAGGTTCCCCAGCAGGACGCCCCGCCGCCCGCCCTGGGTCCTGGCTCGGACTATGGCGAGAATGGAGGGCCGCCCACGCCCGTGGTCTTCACGGGCGGGGAGGCTCCCCTTTACTCCGCCACAGCCGCCACGGAGCCTCACCATCCAGCACTCTATTCACCGCCTGCGTCACTCCCTCAAGAGCCGCTTTATCCTCCCGCAGCTTCTTTGGCTcagcctccgccgcctccgcacCCGCAGGTGTACCCACATTACTACCCGCTACCCGAGTACCCTGCTCTGCGGCCCGAGTACCGTGCCTACCAGCCGTACCCGCCGCCGCGGCCCGACGATCCGACTCGGCCTGTGCAGTATCCGCACTACCCGCCCTACCATTTCTGA